A genomic segment from Halomonas sp. GD1P12 encodes:
- the speB gene encoding agmatinase has protein sequence MSDFNQPLGGNSVPRFGGPATMMRLPSQESAEGLDVAFIGIPMDIGTSNRPGTRMGPRQIRDESRMLRPYNMATRAAPFESLQVADIGDVPINTFHLPKSVDIITAFFDDVLSHDCVPLTLGGDHTMTLPILRAMAKKHGPVGLIHIDAHADVNEHMFGEEIAHGTTFRRAQEEGLLAKEKVVQIGLRGTGYAAEDFDWCRDQGFRVVQAEACWYQSLAPLMDEVRAQMGDTPVYISFDIDGLDPSVAPGTGTVEMGGLTSHQGLEIVRGAAGLNIVGGDLVEVSPPYDTSGNTALMGATLLYEMLCVLPGVKKGE, from the coding sequence GTGAGTGATTTCAACCAGCCGCTGGGCGGCAACAGCGTACCGCGCTTTGGCGGACCGGCGACCATGATGCGCCTGCCTAGCCAAGAAAGTGCCGAAGGTCTCGACGTTGCCTTTATTGGTATCCCCATGGATATCGGCACCTCCAACCGACCCGGCACGCGGATGGGCCCGCGCCAGATTCGCGACGAGTCGCGCATGCTGCGCCCCTACAACATGGCCACTCGCGCCGCGCCTTTTGAGTCCCTGCAGGTGGCGGACATCGGCGACGTGCCGATCAACACCTTCCACCTGCCCAAGAGCGTGGACATCATCACCGCGTTCTTCGACGACGTGCTAAGCCACGACTGCGTGCCGTTGACGCTTGGTGGCGACCACACCATGACGCTGCCGATTCTGCGCGCCATGGCCAAAAAGCACGGCCCCGTGGGGCTGATTCATATCGATGCCCACGCCGACGTCAACGAGCACATGTTCGGCGAGGAGATTGCCCACGGCACCACCTTCCGCCGAGCCCAGGAAGAGGGGCTTTTGGCGAAAGAGAAGGTGGTGCAGATCGGCCTGCGCGGTACCGGCTACGCCGCCGAGGACTTCGACTGGTGCCGCGACCAGGGCTTTCGCGTGGTTCAGGCCGAGGCGTGCTGGTACCAGTCGCTGGCGCCCTTGATGGACGAGGTGCGCGCACAGATGGGCGACACACCGGTGTACATCAGCTTCGACATCGACGGCCTCGACCCGTCGGTGGCGCCGGGCACCGGCACCGTCGAGATGGGCGGGCTGACCTCCCATCAGGGCCTCGAGATCGTGCGCGGCGCGGCGGGGCTCAACATCGTCGGCGGTGATCTCGTCGAGGTTTCGCCGCCGTATGACACCAGCGGCAATACCGCGCTGATGGGCGCCACGCTTTTGTACGAGATGCTCTGCGTGCTGCCGGGCGTGAAGAAAGGAGAGTGA
- a CDS encoding YjiH family protein yields MSDPQAIHDERAPDEAIPRRHLLKFLIPSIIGVLLFLVPFQTGESVNIGMGMMADGLQALLGGALPLIAMVVLCVSVIVTLYVKAAKPAWAQGGHFGDMFQVGAIWVALRVLGAIFVVMTYFQVGPEFVTASFTGGVMLNDLAPVLLTFFFFAAILLPFLVEFGFMEFIGSLVRKPFRLIFNLPGRSAIDATASWMGSGTVGVLITSQQYEQGFYSGREASVIATNFSVASIAFSLLVVNFVDLNHLFVPFYFTVVVSGLIAAIIVSRIPPLSLKSDDYHEPVGCQIREENTGRAGLFRYSLQQATRRAAGAPGPMALAKLALINVIDIFLTLLPLVFAIGTVALILAEFTPLFTWLSYPMVPVLEWLRIPEAQAAAPATLVGFADMFLPAVLATNIDSELTRFVIACLSMTQLVYMSEIGALLLKSKIPIALWELAAVFLLRTAITLPIIALIAHTLVF; encoded by the coding sequence ATGTCCGACCCTCAAGCGATACACGATGAGCGCGCGCCCGACGAGGCCATCCCGCGCCGCCATCTGCTCAAGTTCCTGATTCCCTCGATCATCGGGGTGTTGCTGTTTCTGGTGCCGTTTCAAACCGGTGAGTCGGTCAACATCGGTATGGGGATGATGGCCGATGGCCTGCAGGCACTACTCGGCGGGGCGCTGCCGCTGATCGCCATGGTGGTGCTGTGCGTGTCGGTCATCGTTACACTCTACGTGAAGGCCGCGAAACCGGCCTGGGCCCAGGGCGGGCACTTCGGCGACATGTTTCAGGTCGGGGCGATCTGGGTGGCGCTGCGCGTGTTGGGCGCCATTTTCGTGGTGATGACCTATTTTCAAGTGGGCCCCGAATTCGTCACCGCCTCGTTTACCGGCGGGGTCATGCTCAACGACCTGGCGCCGGTGCTTTTGACGTTTTTCTTCTTCGCTGCGATTTTGCTGCCATTTCTGGTCGAGTTCGGCTTCATGGAGTTCATCGGTAGCCTGGTGCGCAAGCCGTTTCGCCTCATCTTCAATCTGCCGGGGCGCAGCGCCATCGATGCCACCGCCTCCTGGATGGGTTCGGGCACCGTGGGCGTGCTGATCACTTCCCAGCAATACGAGCAGGGCTTCTACAGCGGCCGCGAGGCCTCGGTGATCGCCACCAACTTCTCCGTGGCGTCCATTGCCTTCAGCCTGCTGGTGGTTAACTTCGTCGATTTGAACCACCTGTTCGTGCCGTTCTACTTCACCGTGGTGGTTTCCGGGCTGATTGCCGCGATCATCGTCTCGCGCATTCCGCCGCTGTCGCTGAAATCCGACGACTACCATGAGCCGGTCGGCTGTCAGATTCGCGAAGAGAACACCGGCCGCGCCGGGCTTTTCCGCTACAGTCTGCAGCAGGCCACGCGCCGCGCCGCAGGCGCGCCGGGACCCATGGCGCTTGCCAAACTGGCGCTGATCAACGTCATCGACATCTTCCTGACGCTTCTGCCGCTGGTGTTCGCGATCGGCACCGTCGCGCTGATTCTGGCCGAGTTCACGCCGCTCTTTACCTGGCTCTCCTACCCCATGGTGCCGGTGCTGGAGTGGCTGCGCATTCCTGAAGCTCAGGCCGCGGCACCGGCCACACTGGTGGGCTTTGCCGATATGTTTCTGCCGGCGGTGCTGGCCACCAATATCGACAGCGAGCTCACCCGCTTCGTGATCGCGTGTCTGTCGATGACGCAGCTGGTGTACATGTCCGAAATCGGCGCGCTGCTGCTGAAGTCGAAGATTCCCATCGCGCTTTGGGAGCTGGCAGCGGTCTTTCTGCTGCGCACCGCCATTACGCTGCCGATCATCGCCTTGATCGCGCATACCCTCGTCTTTTAA